One genomic window of Canis aureus isolate CA01 chromosome 15, VMU_Caureus_v.1.0, whole genome shotgun sequence includes the following:
- the CYREN gene encoding cell cycle regulator of non-homologous end joining isoform X3 yields MEAVKSGDKKRVLPAWMTTQETPKPKRAVQGAAAARLPAMRTAYCMSEAEMVDVALGILIEDFPKLASTTVVCIFVKYGVKQPPTWSAQELPAASLTRHQKMPRRGRRTLVRGQDVSRRGHQARGRRWQGTAPEAGKPMAWLGDPPLLHSWTALDCPPLVAGTGEQPGA; encoded by the exons atggaagctgTAAAATCCGGGGATAAGAAGAGGGTCCTTCCCGCATGGATGACAACCCAGGAGACCCCCAAGCCAAAGAGGGCAGTGCAGGGAGCTGCTGCAGCAAG ACTGCCTGCAATGAGGACTGCGTACTGCATGAGCGAGGCCGAGATGGTAGACGTTGCTCTGGGGATCCTGATTGAG GACTTCCCTAAATTGGCCTCTACAACAGTCGTCTgcatatttgtaaaatatggaGTAAAACAGCCACCGACCTGGAGTGCTCAGGAACTCCCGGCTGCCAGCCTCACTAGACACCAG AAAATGCCCAGGCGGGGAAGAAGAACACTCGTGAGGGGGCAGGATGTGAGCCGCCGGGGCCACCAAGCCAGAGGCCGCAGATGGCAGGGGACAGCTCCCGAGGCTGGCAAGCCCATGGCGTGGCTGGGAGACCCACCCTTGCTTCATAGCTGGACAGCTTTGGATTGTCCTCCCCTGGTGGCAGGGACAGGGGAGCAGCCTGGGGCCTAA
- the CYREN gene encoding cell cycle regulator of non-homologous end joining isoform X1, protein MEAVKSGDKKRVLPAWMTTQETPKPKRAVQGAAAARLPAMRTAYCMSEAEMVDVALGILIEDFPKLASTTVVCIFVKYGVKQPPTWSAQELPAASLTRHQVQGTKSRVVSWRGVSGGEAASEGTLGRSSPLPVPQLPGRKGRLATSLICSAQTENAQAGKKNTREGAGCEPPGPPSQRPQMAGDSSRGWQAHGVAGRPTLAS, encoded by the exons atggaagctgTAAAATCCGGGGATAAGAAGAGGGTCCTTCCCGCATGGATGACAACCCAGGAGACCCCCAAGCCAAAGAGGGCAGTGCAGGGAGCTGCTGCAGCAAG ACTGCCTGCAATGAGGACTGCGTACTGCATGAGCGAGGCCGAGATGGTAGACGTTGCTCTGGGGATCCTGATTGAG GACTTCCCTAAATTGGCCTCTACAACAGTCGTCTgcatatttgtaaaatatggaGTAAAACAGCCACCGACCTGGAGTGCTCAGGAACTCCCGGCTGCCAGCCTCACTAGACACCAGGTGCAGGGGACAAAATCTAGAGTGGTGTCCTGGCGTGGGGTGAGCGGGGGGGAGGCTGCCTCGGAAGGGACCCTGGGAAGGAGCagccccctccctgtccctcagcTGCCTGGAAGGAAGGGGCGTCTGGCCACATCCCTCATTTGTTCTGCACAAACAGAAAATGCCCAGGCGGGGAAGAAGAACACTCGTGAGGGGGCAGGATGTGAGCCGCCGGGGCCACCAAGCCAGAGGCCGCAGATGGCAGGGGACAGCTCCCGAGGCTGGCAAGCCCATGGCGTGGCTGGGAGACCCACCCTTGCTTCATAG
- the TMEM140 gene encoding transmembrane protein 140 isoform X3 — protein sequence MALPRPRRGNQLLFLGIMLVTVVVISLLFYALLWKAGNLTDLPNLRIGFYNFCLWNEGTGSLQCHQFPELEALGVPRAGLALARLGAYGALVFSLFVPLPLFLAWCNGNDGEWQLAVGFLAMASALLASGLGLFLAYTWKWVRLSLLGPGFLALGAAQALLVLLLMATVVFPRRAEDKSKLDSC from the coding sequence ATGGCCCTCCCGAGGCCCAGGCGGGGCAACCAGCTGCTCTTCCTGGGCATCATGTTAGTCACGGTGGTGGTCATCTCGCTGCTGTTCTACGCTCTCCTCTGGAAGGCCGGCAACCTCACGGACTTGCCCAACCTCAGAATCGGCTTCTACAACTTCTGCCTGTGGAACGAGGGCACCGGCTCCCTCCAGTGTCACCAGTTCCCCGAGCTGGAGGCCCTGGGCGTGCCACGGGCCGGCCTGGCCCTGGCCAGGCTGGGTGCATATGGGGCCctggtcttctctctctttgtcccccTGCCTCTGTTCCTGGCCTGGTGCAACGGTAACGACGGAGAATGGCAGCTGGCGGTGGGCTTCCTGGCCATGGCGTCTGCGCTGCTGGCCAGTGGCCTGGGCCTCTTCCTCGCCTATACATGGAAGTGGGTCAGGCTCTCCCTCCTGGGGCCTGGGTTCCTGGCTCTGGGTGCTGCCCAGGCCTTGCTCGTCCTCCTGCTGATGGCCACGGTTGTGTTCCCTCGGAGGGCAGAGGACAAGAGCAAGCTTGACAGCTGCTAG
- the CYREN gene encoding cell cycle regulator of non-homologous end joining isoform X2 → MEAVKSGDKKRVLPAWMTTQETPKPKRAVQGAAAARLPAMRTAYCMSEAEMVDVALGILIEIKELRPRPFPIVTQPASDRAKARTQVLCPVLLPVTPAFPDMARKQEEPWESATPAGADKPELFPARLAWAPSSPGSRSEDEDNGKEAPTQGLSPQQGPAGPDSACRSSPDQDEDEDMLKYVREIFFS, encoded by the exons atggaagctgTAAAATCCGGGGATAAGAAGAGGGTCCTTCCCGCATGGATGACAACCCAGGAGACCCCCAAGCCAAAGAGGGCAGTGCAGGGAGCTGCTGCAGCAAG ACTGCCTGCAATGAGGACTGCGTACTGCATGAGCGAGGCCGAGATGGTAGACGTTGCTCTGGGGATCCTGATTGAG ataaaggaatTGAGGCCCAGGCCTTTTCCCATAGTGACACAGCCAGCAAGTGACAGAGCCAAGGCCCGCACTCAAGTTTTGTGTCCTGTGCTCCTTCCTGTCACCCCTGCATTTCCAGATATG GCCCGGAAACAGGAAGAGCCCTGGGAGTCAGCGACTCCGGCTGGTGCTGATAAGCCAGAGCTGTTCCCAGCCCGCTTAGCGTGGGCCCCGAGTTCCCCTGGGAGTAGAAGTGAGGATGAGGACAATGGGAAGGAGGCCCCTACTCAGGGCCTCAGCCCCCAGCAGGGACCCGCGGGGCCTGACTCTGCATGCCGCTCGAGCCCTGACCAGGACGAGGATGAGGACATGCTGAAGTACGTCAGGGAAATATTTTTCAGCTAA
- the CYREN gene encoding cell cycle regulator of non-homologous end joining isoform X4, with the protein MEAVKSGDKKRVLPAWMTTQETPKPKRAVQGAAAARLPAMRTAYCMSEAEMVDVALGILIEARKQEEPWESATPAGADKPELFPARLAWAPSSPGSRSEDEDNGKEAPTQGLSPQQGPAGPDSACRSSPDQDEDEDMLKYVREIFFS; encoded by the exons atggaagctgTAAAATCCGGGGATAAGAAGAGGGTCCTTCCCGCATGGATGACAACCCAGGAGACCCCCAAGCCAAAGAGGGCAGTGCAGGGAGCTGCTGCAGCAAG ACTGCCTGCAATGAGGACTGCGTACTGCATGAGCGAGGCCGAGATGGTAGACGTTGCTCTGGGGATCCTGATTGAG GCCCGGAAACAGGAAGAGCCCTGGGAGTCAGCGACTCCGGCTGGTGCTGATAAGCCAGAGCTGTTCCCAGCCCGCTTAGCGTGGGCCCCGAGTTCCCCTGGGAGTAGAAGTGAGGATGAGGACAATGGGAAGGAGGCCCCTACTCAGGGCCTCAGCCCCCAGCAGGGACCCGCGGGGCCTGACTCTGCATGCCGCTCGAGCCCTGACCAGGACGAGGATGAGGACATGCTGAAGTACGTCAGGGAAATATTTTTCAGCTAA